GGATTGCGGTGCAATTATGTTTCGATTTTTTTAATACCTGTAACCATAATGGGAGAAAAAACATCTTTATTAACTGCTATTATAGCAGCAGTCATATTTTGGGTATTTAATTTCCTTTTAAGTGGTTTTATTTGTAAGTTTAAAGAGTGTTAATTTATTGTAATAGCTTCATTCTTTTTAGTAATCTTGTGTGTCTTATGTATAGTGAGTGATAGCTTGTAAAATTAAGCTGAACAATTGAACAAAAATTTTGTGGATTCTTCAGGGGTAATTGACTAAAACCAACTATAAAGAATTTTTCATTTATAAATTAAAAGTATTGTCCATTTTATTATCATCATGTATAACACTTCACATGGAATATTTTATTTAAAGGAGAGTTTATGAACTCACAATCATTGACTAGTTTGTCTGAATTTGAAACTATTGATAACGGACAGCTTGAACAAATTGAAGGTGGTATTTTCCCACTCATCATCGGTGGGGTAGTTATTACCAAGGGAGCGGTTATAACAGGTAGTTTATTAGCGGGAGCAGCGGGAGTTGGAGCATATGTTGGATATAAAGCAAAGAAAAATGGATAGTTTTAAAACTTTGGATCACTCAGAACTTCCTGAAGTTGTTGGTGGCGTGGTGCCAATAATAGTGGGTGGCGCTGTAGTTCTGAAGGTGGCTGCTGGTATGGGTGGTGCTTTTGCGGCTGGATATACTATTGGATACGCGCTCACAAAGAAAAAGTAAGGTAAATAAATTATGACTATAACAAGCAAAAGTGTTTTAAAGATTTTTAGTTTGATATTTGTTATTTTATTTAGTGTTACTGCATTGCTTATATATACTAACACCATTGATAGTATCAAAAATTTTTATATATTATACATTTTGTCATTGCTTGCTTTATACTTTAGTTGGACTTGAAAATTAGAATGAGCTTATATTGTGGATAACTGCGATGTAAGTTCTTTTTTTGGAAAATAAATTAATTTTGTCAATTTTATTGAGCAATTAAGAATAGTAAAAAATATACTCTTAAGAAATTAAATTATATCCTACAAATAGACGAACATGATTGTGGTGTAGACGCCCTAGCTAGGGTTTATTTGATAAAAAATTATCCTATCCCTTTATTGCTTATTTCGTAAACTAGAAAAGCACCACCATTATCATTGCTTCTGGTTGTTATTTTGTGTTGAATGGTGGACTTTTAACCGTTTAACATTTCAACATGACCATTCGTTCCATTTATCTATAAAGACACAACAAGTTAGTGTATATTTAGTTTTATCGTTGCGCAGCGGTTAAATACCAAAAATAATAGGGGGAAGTATGATCAACAGTATAGCGGTCAAGGAATTAAATGACATGGAATTAGAAAGCATTAATGGTGGTTGGTCACCACAAGGTTTTGCTATTTCCTTTGTACTTGGAGGGGCAGTAGGTGTTGGTGCCTATTCAATATATCAATTCGGTATGGACCAAGGATATCGAAATAATAAAAAGTAGGATTAGATTTATTTAGGAGGGTATAACGTATGGCATTATTTAAGGAATTAAGCAACAAGGAATTAGTAAATGTAAATGGGGGAGTAGTCCCAGTAGCTGTAGTTTTGTGTGTCCCAACATTAGCACTTGGAATATACCAAGCTGGATATGCGGCAGGAAAAGACAGAGCCCAAGCTGGCTTACGCCGATGAAATATCTACTGTTGTTTTTACAGTGTCTAATATTTACCGCTTTATGTTTATTGGTAATATTAATAGGTTTAAGTGATCAACATCGTTTTGGAGCGGTATCATATCATGCTATGAATAGTATGTTTGTTTTGTTGATGCTTTTCCAGTTTGCCTTATTTTTAATACCCAATAAATTCTTAGGTGCATTTGAAAACAGTTTGTCCGGATATTTGAGAAAAAAATCATTATGGAAAATTGTTGTATGGACAGGAATAAGTGGTGGTATATTGTCGTTGAAGGAAATAGTTTGTAATAAAATTTAAATTCATATATCTTACTTCAAGGATTAAGATGTTTGCGAAACTCTTAAGTAGATTTTTATGGCATGGAGAAATCCATGCTTTTTTTGCAGTAAAATTGGTATTGAGCAATTATTCAAATAGTCACTCAAAGATTAGCTACAAATTGCTTTTGAATGTATCATGAATGGTTGTTAATATTCTGTAGATGGACCAAATGGACCTTTTACTACCCTAAAATAGCCACTGACCTCACTTATGTATATATTGTTAATAAATTTTTGTATATTCGAATTATTCGTTGCGCAACGATAAAAAAATATGGGACTAGGGGAAGAGTCATGGATAACTATCTGGGATTAAGTAACTTTAAAGAGTTGAATTCTGAAGAATTACTGGAGTCAGGAGGAATAGCTCCTCTGATTGTAGCTGGTTTATGGATCGCTGGAGGAGTTGGCGGTGCTGGAGTTGCGGGCTTCGCTATCGGAGCGACGGCTGGGTACATTGCTAATAAAAAGTGAGGAGAATAAGAAAATGAAAGAATTGAATACATTTGCTAATTTATCAACAGAAGAAATGAAAAATATTCATGGTGGAATTATTCCTGTTAGTCCGAGTACTGTTAAGTGGTATTGCGCTGCAGTTGGTGGTGCCTTTGTGTGGGGATATGACAAAGGATATCAATTTGGAAAGGATTTGGCTAAATAATAATCATGACAGATAATACGAACGCTGCAATAGCGTTAGGAGTATTTATATTATACTTTGTCATTGCAGCACTACGTTTTTTTACAGATGTAGGTATCTTAAATATTATTTCTGCAAGAGACTTAGAGCAAGCATCTCATTTTTTGTTAATAATAACTTTTGTTAATTTGATTGTATGGCCATTAAAAAAAGACAGTAAATTTTCTTTTCTTCGGTAAATAGTATTATATAGTTGTCTTTTATTACATAAAATACTATTTTAGATAATTCAATTGTAAAAAGAATAATCACATTACTATTCAAATTAGACAGATGGCAAGAAAGTATATGATTATTATAGGGAAAATCATATCAAAAGTTCTCAGGTTGCTGCACTATTGTTAGTGAATCACTGTTGGGAGATTATTAATTCTAGCTATTGCAGATCATACACAAAAAATAAAAAAGGCGGGTTCACTGAGATGTTAACAGTGAATCCGCTTTTTTTAGTCACAGGAGGTTTCTTAATGCTTTTATTTTTCTTCGGGAAATTAGACAAGTTAGTTGATTATGAAGGATAATTTCATTATTAACTTTATCAATTTGTTCAATTTTATTAATATTTACAAGATAGGAACGATGGCTACGGAATAATCTATCATCCATCGCTTCGATATCTTGTAGTCGAGCTGTGAATTGGATACGTTTATTTTTACTCACTAAAGCGATTTGTCGTGTGCCCGATATTGTTTCAAAGAATAGAATATCATTGAAGGGTATCTGAAAATGGCATTGTGAGTTATTGTAGTGAAATAAATCTAGAGGCTTATCTTGATGCCTTTTTTCTACAAGATGAGTTAAGCATTCTTTTAATTGCTGCTTAAAATCACTTGATGCTTGCGTCTTATCTATAAAGTCCAGTGCAGAGATATGATATTGGAAAGTAAGTGGCAAGAATTCAGAATGAGTCGTGACAAAAATGATAGCAGCATATGGATCATGTTTTCTAATTTCTTTAGCGACCTGAAACCCTTTTTTATCCGATCCTTTGATTTCAATATCGAGAAAGTATATGTGATGCGTCCCATTACTCAGTAGGTGCTGTGATAGTTGTTCTGGCTTTGAGTAAGTGTTAATCTGTTGGCATGACCAATTGTTTTCCTGGATTAATTCGTTTAAGTAGCGTCGCAATTTTTGTTGCTGTATGATATCATCTTCTAAAATGTTGATGTGCATAAAATTTATCCTTGTGTAATCAATGTCTGTCGGAATCGATAATTACTGCATTCGGTTTCTATATGTGCTTGTTCATAATTACTTAAGATATGTTGCATATTGCTCAATCCAATGCCACGATTAGCTCCTTTGCTGGTTACGCCATCTTGAAAAATATGGCTGATATTAATAAATTCTTGATTAGTAGAATTTTCAATAATGAGACGGTGCTCCTGCTTAACATTATCTGTAATGAACGCAATATTAATAAAAGCTATTGAACATGCTTCGCTGGCTTCAATAGCGTTGTCCAACAAAATACCCAGCATACGAATATAATCAAAAACATCAACGTGGCAAGTGGACCATTTTTGTTCAATTTCGAATTCTATATGAATACCTTTTTCTAGTGCTAAAATAATTTTATTTGATAGAATACTTTTGATAGCAGGGATGTCGATTTTTGTTAATGATCCTAAGGTGTGATTCCCGTGATTCAATACACTCGAGGAGTTTTTTAATACATCTTCATATATAGAGCGAATCTGATTGATATCACCGGCTTGTATACTTGTTTCTAAACTGACAATTAGGTTGGCATAATCATGACGAAAGCCATTGATACTTTTATAGAGATCTTCGATTTGTGTTGTATAGGTTGTTAAATGATCTAATTGCTGTTGCTTTTGCTGTGCTAATTGAAAGTTGAAATAATTTTGGGTAGTATTCTTAAGATAAACCAATAATGATATTAAACTAACAACAAAGAACATATTAACAGCATTTTTATATGAAGCATTGTTAAATTGGTACGTCAATAAATAAAGTATTAGGCTAGTAGACAATAGTGAATTGATAAATTTCAAGCGATTGCTTTTCTGTAAGTGTTGGTTTTTCCGTATAATTTCTAGATTTGGTGCAATCAGTTTGATTACACCAAACTGTATAATACCTATGAGTATTGGTGTAGCAATGCTGTCATAGAGAGTCACAACATCATCTACAAAAAAGTGTGAAGGCAAAAATAGTTCGCCAAATGATTGAAGTATAGTTCCTAAAGCAGATACCGTTAAAATGGCGTATAGTCCATAAAAACAGATGAGATGAAAACTTTGAGTTTGTCTATTAGGCAGTACCCCCAGCAGTACTAGGTACAATACTTATACAGTGTGTCCCAGAATACTCAATGAGTGTGTTGTTACTAGAATAACTACTAAAAATAAAACAAAGTAGCGTAGGCTGTACTTTGTTTTACTCATCGCACAGAATATAATATATTTTATGCCTGATAAAAATAGAAAACCAAACATAACGTTAATCATTACTAATATATACATAACAAGTTCCCCCTAACTCTAGTTACATTTTACATTAAAAGATAAACGTTTACCATTAGAATCAACTCAGTCAATTAAGTAAATAAAAAACCATTAACGCAATGTTGATGACCGTTCAATGAGACAATATTGAAGTTTTATAGAATAGTGGAGATAATGATTATACAAATATAATTTGAGGGGGATCAAAAGTAATGGAATTAGAACAATTCAAAAAGTTAAATCAGGAAACGTTAACTAAAGTTAATGGGGGAGATTTGCTGCGTGGTATGTGCAGGATAATGAACAACGCACATTTTTTTTGAACTAAATAGTAATTTATAAAAATATTTAAAAGGCCGCTAGTCTTCAAAAATTAGTGGCTTTTTATAATGCATTAATTAGTATCAAAAATTTTCTATTTGATATCATCCAGTAAACTAGTATAATAGCATTTATAATTACAACATGACAAAATTTAAATGGGAGAATTATGAATAAAGTATTATCTATCGGCGGATCAGATACAAGTGGTGGCGGTGGCATAGAGGCGGACATTAGAACTTTCGAAAAATACAACATATTTAATTTGGTTGCTATTGAAAATATTGTTACTATGGCACCACAAACATGGGCAGTGACGCAATATACAGAACCTAATGATTTGTTTGCGGCTCAATTACAAACAACATTGGCGGTTGATCTAAATGGCATTAAAGTTGGTATGATTTCAGATGTTGATAATTTCAATACATTGGTTGGCTATCTAGAAAGTGTGAACCCCAGTGTATTGTTGGTGGATCCCGTCATGGCTACAAAATTGTCAATCGATAATGATCGTATGGTTAATCTAGAGACCTACAAAGCAAAGTTGTTAGCCAAAGCGGACATTATTACGCCAAACATTTTGGAAGCAGCGATGTTAACGGGAGTGGAGTCTATTAACAACGTTTCCGAAATGAAAGTAGCCGCTGAAAAGTTGTCTAGCTATGGCATTAAATATGTTGTCATTAAATCGGGTAGTAGGTTTGGTGATAATCTAGCTACAGACGTGCTGTATGATGGTACTACTTTTGAAATATTCCAACGGGAATCGATAGCAACTGATTACAATCATGGTGCAGGCTGTACTTTTTCTGCAGCTGTATTAGCGAACACTGTGAAGGGATTGCCAATACACGAGGCGGTTCTTGATGCCAAAAATTTTACATTTCAGTCGATAGAAAATGAAGTTAGAGTCAATCAATTTGTAGGCCATGTTTGGCAAGGAGAAAATGGTCATGGGGCAACAAAATAGGGTAGTCATAGATATTGTGTTAGTTGCTTTATTTACTAGTATTACATTTGTAGCGACCAGTATACAGGTTCCAATGCCGGCACTGATAGGGAAACCATTTGTACATCTGGGTAACTCAGCAGTGCTTCTTTCGGTACTTTTATTAGGCTATAAACGGGGTGCATTGGCTGGTGGCTTTGGATTAGCATTATTTGATGTGATGCATGGTTATGCCATGGAAGCACCTTATTATTTTATTGAGTGCTTTATTGTTGGTGGTATTGCAGATTATGTATTTTCATTAGTAGACTATAAAAAACATGGGACAAATTTAAAATTAATTCTGGTTATTTTTTCAGCTGTTTTTGCTAAATTAGTAATGACAACGGGACATAATTTTGTGATGAGCTTATTTAAGGGGATGACACTCCAACCAGCAATAATAGCTACTATTTCATCTCTTTTTCCTACCATAATTAATTGCATTACGACATTAGTTACTGTCTTTGTGATATATCGAGTACTAGCTGAACAGTTTAAACGATTATTTGTAAGAAATAATTTTAATTAAACTTCGACTTATTGGTAAAAAGCTATTATCTTATTATTTATAGGATAGTAGTTTTTTTGCTCATAATAGTTGCGATTAGCGCAGCTAAACATATACAACACCAGTTTTGTTTCTATGTATACTAAGTGTATCGAGTATAGAGGAAATATAGATTATAAGGAGTATATTATGGGATTTTTCAAAATTCTGCATGATTATGTTAAAGATAATTATGAAAATGGCATATATAGAGAGAATGAGAAGTGGTTTGAAAAGGATAAAAATAGTGTGGATGATTATCAACTAGGGTATGAACAAGCAAAGCGTGATTATCACAAACACCACACTTTTAAGCGTTTTCCCTCTACTGCTGCTAATTTTATTAATATCGTTGCTAATAACAAAGCTGTTGAAGTATCAAAATTCATTAGTGGCTATGAGAATGCTAAACACGATATTCTCACAAAGAAGACGTTTTAATTTTTGGATACAAGTTTTTTCTGATAGTAGTTTAAATTGACTCTAAAACGACTGAATTATAGTAAGATAAAGATATATTTAGTATTAAATATGGTGATTGTCATAAAATGAGGGGAGCAAATATGGTCAAATTTAATTTTTCGTGTACCAATATTGATAATTTGAAAAGTGCATATGATTTTGTAGTTATTGGGTCAGGTGCCGCAGGCATGACTGCGGCTATTCAGGCGCAAGAGTTGGGGCTGGATGTGGTTATATTTGAAAAGTTAAATAACCTAGGGGGTAATTCGATGCGTGCGTCTACTGGCATGAATGCTGTTGAAACGATGACACAATTAAAGTATCAGATAATTGACTCGCAGGAATCATTTTATGAAGAGACACTGAAGGGTGGAAAAGGTAGTAATAATAAGGAATTATTGTCATATTTCGTGAGACATACTGAATCTGCAATTGAATGGTTGTCTCATCATAATATTGAATTAAATGAGATTGTATCGACAGGTGGTATGTCAAAAAAACGCGCTCATCGACCAACCGGTGCCACCGCAATTGGCAGTTATCTTGTAAACGGGCTGCAACAGCAGTTAGTGGAAAAGCACATCCCCGTTTTTAATCAGACAAAAGTCTTATCTTTGGTTAAGAATGATGGTCATATCTCGGGGGTTGAGATTGAGCATCCGCAAGCAGGTAAAAAGATTATTAATGCCAAAGCAGTTCTGATTGCTAGTGGTGGATTCGCACAAAATCGTACCCTGATGTCAGTATATGCTCCTGATTTATTAAGGTTAGGCACAACAAATCATCCTGGTGCGACCGGTGACGGTATTAAACTTGCAACAACAGCAGGTGGCGCACTGGTAGATATGAACAAAGTACAAGTTCACCCAACTGCCCAGCAGGAAACAGATCACGTTTATTTAATAGGTGAGGGGTTACGCGGTGCTGGTGCTATTTTGATCAATCATTCGGGCAAACGTTTTACTAATGAAATGGCTACGCGTGATCAGGTGACTAAGGCCATTGATGACCTACATCAGGATGGAGCGATACTGATATTTGATCAGGGCATTCGCGAAGTATTTAAAGCAGCCGATTTTTATGTTGCCATGCGGTTAGCTGTTTCAGGAAATACAATATGTGAGTTAGCGGAAAAAATAGGTGTAAATCCCAATAACTTGGAAGAAACAGTAAGTAGTTGGAACATTTATCAAGAGACCGTTGAGGATATAGCATTTGGTCGCCAGACAGGCATGGATCGTGGTATTGAGAAGTCGCCTTATTATGCGATTCATATTAAGCCGGCCGTTCATTACACAATGGGCGGAATAAAGATTAATAGTTTAACTGAAGTTTTAAATGAGATAGGTGAGACAGTACCAGGATTATTTGCTGCTGGTGAGGTGACTGGTGGATTACATGGAGACAATCGCATTGGTGGTAATTCAATTTCCGAAACAATTGTTTTTGGCCGATAGGCGGGCAAGCAAGCTGCAAAACATGTTTTGAGTTTGTCATAAATTAAATTTTTGAGAGAAATCTGGAAGGATTATTGGTGAACCAATAGTCTTTTTTGGTATGCAACTACTAGTTGCGACCAGCGCAGCTAAAGGGATACAGAGATATTGTGCTTTTGATGGTCAAGTGAAATCTTTTACGTATAATAAAACCTGTGCACAACAAAGTGAAGAGGATTAAAATATGGAAAATATATTCAGTTATCAGCTCAATATGTTACGGCAAAAGAAAAGTTTATCACAGGAGCTTATTGCTCAAAAGTTATATGTTTCGCGTCAATCCGTTTCAAAATGGGAACGTGGGGATGCTGAACCAGACATTGATAAACTTATCGCGTTAGCGGACATCTTTGGAGTTGATTTAAATTATTTATTGGCCGGACAACAGAGTCCAGAAGAATTATTATTGAAGTTGACGGCCGTTCGAAAAGGCTTTAAAAAACCAGTACTAAATGATGTGAATTTAGAAATTTATGGTAAGGATCGCATTGCATTATTAGGGAGCAATGGTTCGGGTAAGTCCACTATTGTAAATATCATTGCGGGGATGTTGCGGCCAGATGCGGGTCACATCGAAAGATTATTTGATCCCAAAGAGGATTTAAATGTTATGCCTCAAGAAAATGTTTTAATAGAAACGCTTCGATTAGCAGAACATATAGCTCTTTCTGCTGGCATTCATCGTATTTATTCAACGCAGTTTGTTAGTGGGTTATTGCAAAAGTTTCATTTGGAAGAACAAGCTAATGTCAGAATTAGTGATCTATCTGGCGGTCAAAAAAGAAGACTTGCCTTATTATTAAGCGTAATGAGTTCTTCAAAGCTTTTGATTCTAGATGAACCGACAGTTGGCATGGATTTAGAATCTATTGATTTCTTTTGGAATTATATGGATCATGTTGCTGGTAGCGTTTTGACTATTACACATGATTTTAATCAAATTGATCGGTATTTTAATCGTGTTTTGTTATTAAAAGACGGTGTGATTGTACAAGATGAAAAAGTTACGGAAATACATTCTAATAATCAGACGATTGAAGAATGGTACCGCAAGTATAATAATAACGAGGGGTGATGCAGGATGATTACATATATAGAATTAAAGGAAACGTTTCGTAACAGACGATTTATTTTATTTACACTTATTTCACCAGTAATGTGGTACATATTCATGGTTAATATAGCAAAGTCAGCTGGGTTCTTTACTCACCGTTATTCGAGTATTTGGTTTGTTGCTTCTTGCGTAATGGGTATTATGGGCAACTCAGTTGTTACGTTTGGAAAAACCATTAATCGTAGCCAAAATTTTTACTTTTTACAAGCTAAGACCTCACGTTATGGTATAAAAAATTGGGTGTTGGATCAAATGATGATTCAGCTGATTTTAAATGCCCTCATTGCGCTAACTGTAACCATTTGTGGTGTTGTTATGCAGACAATACAATTAGACATTAATTTCATTTTTGAGGTTTTGTTGTGTCAAGTACTGGGAATATATTTTTGTTTAATAGGATTTGCGATGGGCATCATAGCTGATAACAAAGTATTGGATGCGTTATCCTTTCCAATTATGATGGTTTGGGCATTACTGATTATACCTTTTGATACGTGGACCACAGGGAGCTTTGTCACTATTATCAGTGCTGTTCAAAAGTTGTTCCCCGGGTATTATTTATTTACGATAATACAGCATTTGATTGATAGTAGTAGTGTTGGATATAGTTTATTGCGTTTTGTAGCAACGATTGTTATGACTGCTGTCCCTGTAGGTGTATTTACTTACCTCCATATCCGGCGGATGACGAGTTAACCACATTTGATAAATGGGGTTGTGTTTAGATAGAAAATGTTGAGGAAAAATAGAAAGCATAAGATGTATATTCGCATGTTATGCTTTCTATTTTTATGCATTGAGTTAATGTAAAAATGCATTGATTTAATGTTGAATTAATTTTTGTTTAACATACATATATTAATCCACTCTTACAATAAATTTATCTGAATAAGGAGGTAAACGTTTTGCAATTAAGAAAAACGCAAAAAACAGATTGGTATTTAGCTGGTATTTTGATACTAAGTGCCTTTCTGTATGGTTGGGGGATATGGGATGCTGGTAGTGCTAATAGCTACTACACGGCGGCTATTACCTCGATGACCAAAAGTTGGTCGAATTTTTGGTACGGTGCTTTTGATCCAGCAGGATTTATTACTGTTGACAAACCGCCAGTTGCATTATGGCTAATGGCCATATCAGCTAAAATATTTGGTGTACATGGTTGGTCGGTTGTTTTACCAAGTGTTTTGTCGGGTATAGGATCTGTTTACTTAATGTATAAATTATTAGCACCAAAGTTTGGTTTATGGGCCGGACGAATTGGAGCCTTAATTTTGACATTAACGCCAACGGTGGTTGCTAATAGTCGCACGAATAATATGGATGCTATACTGGTATTTTTCTTGCTTTTAGCTGTATATATTTTACAAAAAGCAGTCGCTAAGAGAAATATTTGGCTAGTCATTGTCAGTTTTGGCTTGATTGGTGTCGGCTTTAACATCAAAATGTTACAAGCCTTCAT
The Leuconostoc suionicum genome window above contains:
- a CDS encoding ComC/BlpC family leader-containing pheromone/bacteriocin, which encodes MNSQSLTSLSEFETIDNGQLEQIEGGIFPLIIGGVVITKGAVITGSLLAGAAGVGAYVGYKAKKNG
- a CDS encoding class IIb bacteriocin, lactobin A/cerein 7B family is translated as MDSFKTLDHSELPEVVGGVVPIIVGGAVVLKVAAGMGGAFAAGYTIGYALTKKK
- a CDS encoding class IIb bacteriocin, lactobin A/cerein 7B family, which translates into the protein MINSIAVKELNDMELESINGGWSPQGFAISFVLGGAVGVGAYSIYQFGMDQGYRNNKK
- a CDS encoding class IIb bacteriocin, lactobin A/cerein 7B family, producing the protein MALFKELSNKELVNVNGGVVPVAVVLCVPTLALGIYQAGYAAGKDRAQAGLRR
- a CDS encoding class IIb bacteriocin, lactobin A/cerein 7B family, with amino-acid sequence MDNYLGLSNFKELNSEELLESGGIAPLIVAGLWIAGGVGGAGVAGFAIGATAGYIANKK
- a CDS encoding class IIb bacteriocin, lactobin A/cerein 7B family, with the protein product MKELNTFANLSTEEMKNIHGGIIPVSPSTVKWYCAAVGGAFVWGYDKGYQFGKDLAK
- a CDS encoding response regulator transcription factor, with amino-acid sequence MHINILEDDIIQQQKLRRYLNELIQENNWSCQQINTYSKPEQLSQHLLSNGTHHIYFLDIEIKGSDKKGFQVAKEIRKHDPYAAIIFVTTHSEFLPLTFQYHISALDFIDKTQASSDFKQQLKECLTHLVEKRHQDKPLDLFHYNNSQCHFQIPFNDILFFETISGTRQIALVSKNKRIQFTARLQDIEAMDDRLFRSHRSYLVNINKIEQIDKVNNEIILHNQLTCLISRRKIKALRNLL
- a CDS encoding sensor histidine kinase; the encoded protein is MPSHFFVDDVVTLYDSIATPILIGIIQFGVIKLIAPNLEIIRKNQHLQKSNRLKFINSLLSTSLILYLLTYQFNNASYKNAVNMFFVVSLISLLVYLKNTTQNYFNFQLAQQKQQQLDHLTTYTTQIEDLYKSINGFRHDYANLIVSLETSIQAGDINQIRSIYEDVLKNSSSVLNHGNHTLGSLTKIDIPAIKSILSNKIILALEKGIHIEFEIEQKWSTCHVDVFDYIRMLGILLDNAIEASEACSIAFINIAFITDNVKQEHRLIIENSTNQEFINISHIFQDGVTSKGANRGIGLSNMQHILSNYEQAHIETECSNYRFRQTLITQG
- a CDS encoding hydroxymethylpyrimidine/phosphomethylpyrimidine kinase → MNKVLSIGGSDTSGGGGIEADIRTFEKYNIFNLVAIENIVTMAPQTWAVTQYTEPNDLFAAQLQTTLAVDLNGIKVGMISDVDNFNTLVGYLESVNPSVLLVDPVMATKLSIDNDRMVNLETYKAKLLAKADIITPNILEAAMLTGVESINNVSEMKVAAEKLSSYGIKYVVIKSGSRFGDNLATDVLYDGTTFEIFQRESIATDYNHGAGCTFSAAVLANTVKGLPIHEAVLDAKNFTFQSIENEVRVNQFVGHVWQGENGHGATK
- a CDS encoding ECF transporter S component codes for the protein MGQQNRVVIDIVLVALFTSITFVATSIQVPMPALIGKPFVHLGNSAVLLSVLLLGYKRGALAGGFGLALFDVMHGYAMEAPYYFIECFIVGGIADYVFSLVDYKKHGTNLKLILVIFSAVFAKLVMTTGHNFVMSLFKGMTLQPAIIATISSLFPTIINCITTLVTVFVIYRVLAEQFKRLFVRNNFN
- a CDS encoding flavocytochrome c produces the protein MVKFNFSCTNIDNLKSAYDFVVIGSGAAGMTAAIQAQELGLDVVIFEKLNNLGGNSMRASTGMNAVETMTQLKYQIIDSQESFYEETLKGGKGSNNKELLSYFVRHTESAIEWLSHHNIELNEIVSTGGMSKKRAHRPTGATAIGSYLVNGLQQQLVEKHIPVFNQTKVLSLVKNDGHISGVEIEHPQAGKKIINAKAVLIASGGFAQNRTLMSVYAPDLLRLGTTNHPGATGDGIKLATTAGGALVDMNKVQVHPTAQQETDHVYLIGEGLRGAGAILINHSGKRFTNEMATRDQVTKAIDDLHQDGAILIFDQGIREVFKAADFYVAMRLAVSGNTICELAEKIGVNPNNLEETVSSWNIYQETVEDIAFGRQTGMDRGIEKSPYYAIHIKPAVHYTMGGIKINSLTEVLNEIGETVPGLFAAGEVTGGLHGDNRIGGNSISETIVFGR
- a CDS encoding XRE family transcriptional regulator: MENIFSYQLNMLRQKKSLSQELIAQKLYVSRQSVSKWERGDAEPDIDKLIALADIFGVDLNYLLAGQQSPEELLLKLTAVRKGFKKPVLNDVNLEIYGKDRIALLGSNGSGKSTIVNIIAGMLRPDAGHIERLFDPKEDLNVMPQENVLIETLRLAEHIALSAGIHRIYSTQFVSGLLQKFHLEEQANVRISDLSGGQKRRLALLLSVMSSSKLLILDEPTVGMDLESIDFFWNYMDHVAGSVLTITHDFNQIDRYFNRVLLLKDGVIVQDEKVTEIHSNNQTIEEWYRKYNNNEG